One part of the Bacteroidia bacterium genome encodes these proteins:
- a CDS encoding ATPase, which translates to MEKQVGQTKDVGFQFGLRKTFSVSKEEMWEFLFSKNGLRIWLGELKTEFELKKHYETESGITGFVRIFNPYSHIRINWKKKDWNNLSTVQIRVISNKEKSTFIIHQEKLLDSGQRAEMKEYWNVIMNNVFHEISKASS; encoded by the coding sequence ATGGAAAAACAAGTTGGACAAACTAAAGATGTCGGTTTTCAATTTGGGTTGAGAAAAACCTTTTCCGTCTCAAAAGAAGAAATGTGGGAATTCCTTTTTTCCAAAAACGGATTAAGAATTTGGCTAGGGGAATTAAAAACGGAATTTGAGCTAAAAAAGCATTATGAAACTGAAAGTGGTATTACCGGATTTGTTCGGATTTTCAATCCATACTCACACATCCGAATTAATTGGAAAAAAAAGGATTGGAATAATCTATCAACTGTTCAAATCCGAGTAATAAGCAATAAAGAAAAATCCACTTTTATCATTCACCAGGAAAAATTATTGGACTCAGGACAAAGAGCAGAAATGAAAGAATACTGGAATGTCATTATGAACAATGTTTTCCATGAAATAAGTAAAGCCAGCAGCTAA
- a CDS encoding AraC family transcriptional regulator, translated as MIIKHQQFKLLEKIVLERVVFRPPLKGNINMQEEACFLHVLRGKSTLYFPNSKKSVQGLDSVLMKCGSYIQDWHKNEDGSDNEAVLIHFYPDVVQLVFDNKIPDLLAKKGIKKAPETMSVQYEQVIKSYINSLLIYFDTPSLIDEEIIKLKVRELIMLIIRSSPGEELDNMLGGLFDQNKYSFNKIIDTHLYEDLSLQDLAILTNLSLSSFKRKFTSIYSASPAKYLKEKKLEKAKTLLENTTLRMTEIAFECGLPDTKNFSRLFSSVYGLSPSEYKKSILTRKEE; from the coding sequence ATGATAATAAAACATCAACAATTCAAATTATTAGAAAAGATTGTGCTGGAACGAGTGGTTTTCAGACCACCGCTTAAAGGAAATATCAACATGCAGGAAGAAGCCTGTTTTCTGCATGTTTTAAGGGGAAAGTCAACTTTGTATTTTCCCAATAGCAAGAAAAGTGTGCAAGGTCTTGACAGTGTATTAATGAAATGTGGAAGTTATATACAGGATTGGCACAAAAATGAAGATGGTAGTGATAATGAAGCCGTTCTCATACATTTTTATCCCGATGTCGTTCAATTGGTTTTTGATAATAAAATACCCGATTTGCTTGCCAAAAAAGGTATTAAGAAAGCACCTGAGACGATGAGCGTCCAATACGAGCAGGTGATTAAGTCCTATATAAACAGTCTTTTGATTTACTTTGATACGCCCTCCCTGATTGATGAGGAAATTATTAAACTAAAAGTCAGGGAATTGATTATGCTTATCATTAGAAGCAGTCCGGGAGAAGAACTAGACAATATGCTTGGCGGTCTTTTTGACCAAAACAAGTATTCGTTTAACAAAATAATTGATACCCACCTCTATGAAGACCTGAGCTTACAGGATTTAGCCATATTGACCAACCTCAGCTTATCTTCTTTCAAACGAAAATTTACCTCTATTTATAGTGCCAGTCCTGCCAAGTACCTAAAAGAGAAAAAGCTGGAAAAAGCGAAAACACTTCTTGAAAACACTACTTTAAGAATGACTGAAATAGCCTTCGAGTGTGGGCTGCCCGATACAAAAAACTTCTCCAGATTGTTCTCCTCTGTCTATGGTCTTTCCCCTTCCGAATACAAAAAAAGCATCTTGACCCGAAAAGAGGAATAG
- a CDS encoding alpha/beta hydrolase — translation MVNVKYFILSIALFQFTLVFGQTDVQSKAPSSSPLAEQKQSLLEAHSNLIRKNDSFVTDKREKIFSQELAHFTLIIDSLEQSVQKLVRKSEGNFEEIDAQIIDSLLTETKFKYRRYRLLYPQNYHRFSGFNKKASVSSEYFEKVMKGSFDKPSLLQFKEYRRCMNFYFDILSAGEYKFSHLEYVPVKRLDKRYDAIADLDAHQSLKDFFIKEHFTSNIWTYRVEAFDYAFAKVLKDVKNQAYIKEIKDTYKMGKDRRNDASEIKMYRTVNGITLNAHIFYPENHDKSQAKPAHLFFHGGGWAIGLPEWSYGACQAASEEGRVAIAFDIRLRNIHATDVKASVSDALSAIAWVREHAKELGIDPNKILADGFSSGAHLALVSAMIEKPEDFGVKSTYSSKPDAIILGSCPYDIAGRDVYNINYDTRTISPLYLIKDNLPPILAFHGEDDRMVKFSEFEKFKDAIQKTNNSFTSRSYAGAGHFYFRGSSQKDSDERRRLTEEFLLKNGFKIK, via the coding sequence ATGGTGAATGTTAAATATTTCATACTCTCAATTGCGCTATTCCAATTCACATTAGTTTTTGGACAAACTGATGTCCAAAGCAAAGCGCCTTCTTCAAGTCCACTTGCTGAACAAAAGCAATCACTCTTGGAGGCTCATAGTAACCTTATCAGAAAAAACGATTCCTTTGTCACAGATAAGCGTGAAAAGATATTCAGTCAAGAGTTAGCGCACTTTACCTTAATAATTGATTCTTTGGAGCAAAGCGTGCAGAAGCTTGTCAGGAAATCCGAAGGAAATTTTGAAGAAATAGATGCTCAAATAATTGATAGCCTATTGACGGAAACAAAATTCAAGTATAGACGATATCGATTGTTGTATCCACAAAACTATCATCGCTTCTCGGGTTTTAATAAAAAAGCAAGCGTTTCCAGTGAGTATTTTGAAAAGGTAATGAAGGGAAGTTTTGATAAGCCATCCTTATTGCAGTTTAAAGAATATCGAAGATGTATGAATTTCTATTTTGATATTCTTTCTGCTGGAGAATACAAGTTTTCACACCTTGAATATGTTCCTGTAAAGCGTTTGGACAAGCGTTATGATGCCATAGCTGACTTGGACGCTCATCAGAGCCTGAAAGATTTTTTTATCAAGGAGCATTTTACTTCAAATATTTGGACCTATCGTGTCGAGGCTTTTGATTATGCTTTCGCGAAAGTTTTGAAAGATGTCAAAAATCAAGCGTATATAAAGGAGATTAAGGATACCTACAAAATGGGTAAAGACAGAAGGAATGATGCTAGTGAAATAAAAATGTACAGAACTGTAAATGGCATCACCCTTAATGCTCATATTTTTTATCCGGAAAATCACGATAAAAGTCAGGCAAAACCTGCACATTTGTTTTTTCATGGTGGCGGTTGGGCGATTGGATTACCTGAATGGAGTTATGGCGCATGTCAGGCTGCCTCAGAAGAAGGAAGAGTTGCTATCGCCTTCGATATTCGTCTTAGGAATATCCACGCTACAGATGTAAAAGCTTCGGTTAGTGATGCGCTAAGTGCAATAGCCTGGGTTAGGGAACATGCGAAGGAATTAGGCATTGACCCAAACAAGATTTTGGCAGATGGTTTTTCTTCAGGTGCACATTTAGCCTTGGTTTCGGCTATGATTGAAAAGCCTGAAGATTTTGGGGTGAAGTCAACATATAGTTCAAAACCTGACGCCATAATTTTGGGTTCCTGCCCATACGACATTGCAGGCAGAGATGTTTACAACATCAATTACGATACACGAACAATCTCACCCCTTTATCTTATTAAGGATAATCTCCCTCCCATACTCGCCTTCCACGGTGAGGACGATCGTATGGTCAAATTCTCTGAATTTGAAAAATTCAAGGACGCCATTCAAAAAACCAATAATAGTTTCACTTCACGTTCATATGCTGGTGCAGGACATTTTTATTTTAGAGGAAGTTCTCAAAAGGATTCGGATGAAAGAAGAAGACTTACTGAAGAATTTTTGCTAAAAAATGGTTTTAAAATAAAATAA